A window of the Candidatus Tectomicrobia bacterium genome harbors these coding sequences:
- a CDS encoding TIGR04053 family radical SAM/SPASM domain-containing protein, producing the protein MDRFPDRTEAKNSDRTPLRPGQKPSFQEIDFARSPFLVIWEATQACDLACLHCRAEARPCRDAGELSTEEGMALLEDARRFGPVLFVLTGGDPLKRPDIFDLIRHGHAIGLRMTMTPSGTQLLTRERVRQMRAGGLARVAVSVDGPDRLSHDMFRNVPGSFDWTMDCIRWAREEGLEVQINTTVTRFNKTRLREMADMVARLGITLWSVFFLVPVGRGNKHHMVSPAEHEALFHQLYDFSKEMPFDIKTTAAQHFRRVSMQRAAWDSLHGGAPDPAGGASPFRGGPGFSAGIGRAAKGVNDGNGLVFISHRGEVMPSGFLPVSAGNVRSRSVVDIYRESELFCSLRLPDSYSGKCGYCDFRDICGGSRARALAAAGDPLASEPFCTYRPQRPGSAKPASNTYKGPHAEAGAVTRAQVIEALAPARSAGVPAAG; encoded by the coding sequence ATGGATAGATTTCCTGATCGGACCGAGGCAAAGAATTCAGACCGCACCCCCCTCCGGCCCGGCCAGAAGCCTTCCTTCCAGGAAATTGACTTTGCCCGCTCCCCCTTTCTGGTCATTTGGGAAGCCACCCAGGCATGCGATCTGGCCTGCCTGCACTGCCGGGCCGAGGCGCGCCCCTGCCGCGACGCCGGGGAGCTCTCCACGGAGGAGGGGATGGCCCTGCTGGAGGATGCCCGCCGGTTCGGGCCCGTCCTCTTCGTGCTCACGGGGGGCGACCCCCTCAAGCGGCCGGACATATTCGACCTCATCCGCCACGGGCACGCGATCGGCCTGCGGATGACCATGACGCCCTCCGGCACCCAGCTCCTCACCCGGGAGCGGGTCCGCCAGATGCGGGCGGGCGGCCTTGCCCGCGTGGCGGTGAGCGTGGACGGCCCGGACCGCCTGAGCCACGACATGTTCCGTAATGTGCCGGGGAGCTTCGACTGGACGATGGACTGTATCCGCTGGGCGCGCGAGGAGGGCCTGGAGGTGCAGATCAACACCACCGTCACGCGCTTCAACAAGACCCGCCTGCGCGAGATGGCCGACATGGTCGCCCGCCTGGGCATCACCCTGTGGAGCGTCTTCTTCCTCGTCCCGGTCGGCCGGGGCAACAAGCACCACATGGTGAGCCCCGCCGAGCACGAGGCGCTCTTCCACCAGCTCTACGATTTCTCGAAGGAGATGCCCTTCGACATCAAGACCACCGCCGCTCAGCACTTCCGGCGGGTGAGCATGCAGCGGGCCGCCTGGGACAGTCTGCACGGAGGCGCCCCGGATCCCGCCGGCGGAGCTTCCCCCTTCCGGGGCGGGCCCGGCTTCAGCGCGGGCATCGGCCGCGCGGCCAAGGGAGTGAACGACGGGAACGGCCTCGTCTTCATCAGCCACCGGGGCGAGGTCATGCCCAGCGGTTTTCTTCCCGTCTCGGCCGGGAACGTGCGCAGCCGGAGCGTGGTGGACATCTACCGGGAATCCGAGCTCTTTTGCTCCCTCCGCCTGCCTGATTCCTACTCGGGAAAGTGCGGCTACTGCGATTTCCGCGACATCTGCGGAGGATCCCGCGCCCGGGCCCTCGCGGCGGCAGGGGACCCTCTGGCGAGCGAGCCTTTCTGCACCTACCGGCCCCAGAGGCCCGGTTCGGCCAAGCCGGCCTCGAACACCTACAAAGGCCCCCACGCCGAGGCGGGCGCCGTGACCCGCGCCCAGGTGATCGAAGCCCTCGCCCCGGCGCGCTCCGCCGGGGTCCCCGCCGCCGGCTAG
- a CDS encoding dihydroorotate dehydrogenase-like protein, with the protein MDLRTEYLGMTLRSPIVPSASPLSEEIRNIRQMEDEGAGAVVLYSLFEEQITRQRRELHHHLTHGTDSFAEALTFFPQPSEFQLGPDAYLEHIRQAKEAVNIPVIASLNGSSLGGWVDCASRIEQAGADALELNIYYIPADTSLAPREVEQRYVEILTAVRTAVRIPIAVKMSPYFSNLAHMAKRLEQAGANGLVLFNRFYQPDIDIDVLEVRPRIIFSGPQDLLLPLTWIGILHGRVGMSLAGTSGIHTHEDVLKMLMAGASATMMAAALLKNGIGHIRQVEDNLRRWMDEHEYESVRQMQGSMSQFHCPDPPAFGRANYIGALQGYRV; encoded by the coding sequence ATGGACCTCCGCACCGAATATCTCGGGATGACGCTCCGGAGCCCGATCGTCCCCTCCGCCTCCCCCCTTTCGGAGGAAATCCGGAACATCCGCCAGATGGAGGACGAAGGCGCGGGCGCGGTGGTCCTATACTCCCTGTTCGAGGAACAAATCACCCGCCAGCGCAGAGAGCTCCACCACCACCTCACCCACGGCACCGACAGCTTCGCCGAGGCACTCACCTTCTTTCCCCAGCCCTCGGAGTTCCAGCTGGGGCCGGACGCCTACCTCGAGCACATCCGGCAGGCGAAGGAAGCGGTGAACATCCCGGTCATCGCGAGCCTCAACGGCTCCTCCCTCGGCGGATGGGTGGACTGTGCCTCGCGGATCGAGCAGGCGGGGGCGGACGCCCTGGAGCTCAACATCTACTACATCCCAGCCGACACTTCCCTCGCCCCGAGGGAGGTTGAGCAGCGCTACGTGGAGATCCTGACCGCGGTGCGGACCGCCGTTCGCATCCCCATCGCGGTGAAGATGAGCCCCTACTTCAGCAACCTCGCCCACATGGCCAAGCGCCTGGAGCAGGCCGGCGCCAACGGCCTCGTCCTCTTCAACCGCTTCTACCAGCCCGACATCGATATCGACGTTCTCGAAGTCCGGCCCCGGATCATCTTCAGCGGGCCACAGGACCTCCTCCTGCCCCTGACCTGGATCGGGATTCTCCACGGGCGCGTGGGGATGAGCCTGGCGGGCACGAGCGGCATCCATACCCACGAAGACGTGCTCAAGATGCTCATGGCCGGAGCGAGCGCCACGATGATGGCCGCCGCCCTCCTCAAGAACGGTATCGGCCATATTCGGCAGGTGGAGGACAACCTCCGCCGGTGGATGGACGAGCACGAATACGAGTCCGTCCGCCAGATGCAGGGCAGCATGAGCCAGTTCCATTGCCCCGACCCCCCGGCCTTCGGGCGGGCGAACTACATCGGCGCCCTGCAGGGCTATCGCGTGTAG